From Aquila chrysaetos chrysaetos chromosome 3, bAquChr1.4, whole genome shotgun sequence, the proteins below share one genomic window:
- the ARF1 gene encoding ADP-ribosylation factor 1: MGNIFANLFKGLFGKKEMRILMVGLDAAGKTTILYKLKLGEIVTTIPTIGFNVETVEYKNISFTVWDVGGQDKIRPLWRHYFQNTQGLIFVVDSNDRERVNEAREELMRMLAEDELRDAVLLVFANKQDLPNAMNAAEITDKLGLHSLRHRNWYIQATCATSGDGLYEGLDWLSNQLRNQK, from the exons atgggaaatatttttgctaacCTCTTCAAAGGCCTTTTTGGCAAAAAAGAAATGCGTATTCTAATGGTTGGTCTGGATGCTGCAGGAAAGACTACTATTTTGTACAAACTTAAACTTGGTGAAATAGTAACTACTATTCCTACTATAG GTTTCAATGTGGAAACAGTAGAATACAAGAACATTAGCTTCACAGTCTGGGATGTAGGTGGTCAGGATAAGATCAGACCACTCTGGCGCCATTATTTCCAGAACACACAAG GTCTGATTTTTGTGGTTGACAGTAATGACAGAGAACGAGTGAATGAGGCCAGAGAAGAGCTTATGAGAATGTTGGCAGAAGATGAGCTTAGAGATGCTGTTTTATTAGTGTTTGCTAACAAACAG gACCTGCCGAATGCGATGAATGCAGCAGAAATCACAGACAAACTTGGACTGCATTCTCTTCGTCACAGGAACTGGTATATCCAGGCAACCTGTGCCACTAGTGGAGACGGTCTCTATGAAGGACTGGACTGGTTGTCCAATCAGCTCCGAAACCAGAAATGA